Proteins encoded together in one Camelina sativa cultivar DH55 chromosome 9, Cs, whole genome shotgun sequence window:
- the LOC109126540 gene encoding cytosolic sulfotransferase 18-like — protein sequence MESGMNLASNHDETKTESTEFDKNQKRYQDLIATFPHAKGWFPKAPLIEYGGHWIIQPLLAGCLHAQEFFQARPIDILVCSYPKTGSTWLKALTFAIANRSRFDDSSNPLLKCNPHELVPFIEIEFAFFPQVNALKDKGNTLFSTHMPHGSLPDSVANSGCKMVYIRRDPKDTFISMWTFFQKKKSDRGPLHSLEECFDMFCRGFSGYGPYLDHVLMYWKAYQENPDHILFLKYETMRADPLPYVKRLAQFMGYGFTAEEEKKGVVEKVVNVCSFETLKNLEVNEGEKIRDDIPRVVYPNSAYFRKGKVGDWQNYLTQEMAARIDGLMQEKFKCSGLLEHDI from the coding sequence ATGGAATCAGGGATGAACCTAGCGAGCAACCACGACGAGACGAAGACAGAGTCAACAGAGTTCGACAAGAATCAGAAACGTTACCAAGACCTAATCGCTACGTTTCCTCACGCGAAAGGCTGGTTTCCGAAAGCTCCACTGATCGAGTACGGTGGCCACTGGATCATACAACCTCTCCTAGCAGGTTGCCTTCACGCGCAAGAGTTCTTCCAAGCGCGACCCATTGACATCCTCGTCTGTAGCTACCCAAAGACAGGTTCCACTTGGCTCAAAGCTCTAACCTTCGCCATCGCCAACCGATCTCGCTTCGACGATTCCTCGAACCCTCTCCTAAAATGTAACCCTCATGAGCTTGTTCCTTTCATTGAGATCGAATTCGCTTTTTTCCCTCAAGTTAATGCTCTCAAAGACAAAGGAAACACTCTGTTTTCAACTCATATGCCGCACGGGTCATTACCCGACTCTGTTGCGAACTCGGGATGTAAAATGGTTTACATCAGGAGAGACCCAAAGGACACGTTCATCTCCATGTGGAcatttttccaaaagaaaaagtcaGACAGAGGCCCTCTACATAGTCTCGAGGAGTGTTTTGATATGTTCTGTCGAGGTTTCTCTGGGTACGGTCCTTATCTAGATCATGTCTTGATGTATTGGAAAGCTTACCAAGAGAATCCAGATCATATTTTGTTCCTCAAGTATGAGACGATGAGAGCTGATCCATTGCCGTATGTGAAGAGATTGGCTCAGTTTATGGGCTATGGATTCACAgctgaggaagagaagaaaggtgtTGTTGAGAAAGTTGTGAATGTTTGCAGTTTCGAGACGTTGAAGAATCTTGAAGTCAATGAAGGGGAGAAGATCAGAGACGACATCCCTCGGGTTGTATATCCGAATAGCGCGTATTTTAGAAAGGGAAAGGTCGGAGATTGGCAAAACTACCTGACTCAAGAGATGGCAGCTCGAATCGATGGGTTGATGCAAGAGAAGTTCAAATGTTCTGGTTTGCTTGAACATGATATATGA
- the LOC104714413 gene encoding cytosolic sulfotransferase 18-like encodes MYWKAYQENPDHILFLKYETMRADPLPYVKRLAQFMGYGFTAEEEKKGVVEKVVNVCSFETLKNLEVNEGEKIRDDIPRVVYPNSAYFRKGKVGDWQNYLTQEMAARIDGLMQEKFKCSGLLEHDI; translated from the coding sequence ATGTATTGGAAAGCTTACCAAGAGAATCCAGATCATATTTTGTTCCTCAAGTATGAGACGATGAGAGCTGATCCATTGCCGTATGTGAAGAGATTGGCTCAGTTTATGGGCTATGGATTCACAgctgaggaagagaagaaaggtgtTGTTGAGAAAGTTGTGAATGTTTGCAGTTTCGAGACGTTGAAGAATCTTGAAGTCAATGAAGGGGAGAAGATCAGAGACGACATCCCTCGGGTTGTATATCCGAATAGCGCGTATTTTAGAAAGGGAAAGGTCGGAGATTGGCAAAACTACCTGACTCAAGAGATGGCAGCTCGAATCGATGGGTTGATGCAAGAGAAGTTCAAATGTTCTGGTTTGCTTGAACATGATATATGA
- the LOC104716005 gene encoding putative F-box protein At1g58090, whose amino-acid sequence MPRKLPLDLEKEILVRVPPLSLVRFRSVCKDWNTLFSSKIFVNKNFACARAEFMIKTHSHISSVSVDLNDDPTITVNDLCFDLRLPHYYYLNGICDGYFFMEDRRERMVIWNPLLRHTKRIANDDEICGRDMGYDGRNPEKSYKIIGRCSVNSTDRVAVLECATNTWKVTHRPTSPEELFSRDSSRVYLNGNLYWTGYEEPETGEYFIEMLDFSNEMIKIFCKLPCEGRRASSRIRVLSVYKGDRFSVLQQRIRTREIKIWVTEKKIGNTDDGGDVVWIKFMNISRPGFPLVLDYHKSISYFVDDNIYGKSFVLCCYSKKRKKPRKAWVYIVRGDMCKKIKIDGVNCRFESSVYIPSLITIA is encoded by the coding sequence ATGCCTAGAAAGCTTCCATTAGATCTGGAAAAAGAGATACTCGTTCGGGTTCCACCTCTATCTCTTGTTCGCTTCAGATCCGTTTGCAAAGATTGGAACACTCTTTTCAGCAGTAAGATATTCGTCAACAAAAACTTTGCTTGCGCTCGCGCAGAATTCATGATAAAGACACATTCTCATATCTCTTCGGTAAGCGTCGATCTCAACGACGATCCAACGATAACAGTGAATGATTTATGCTTTGATTTACGCCTTCCCCATTATTATTATCTCAATGGGATATGCGATGGTTACTTCTTCATGGAAGACAGAAGAGAACGCATGGTAATTTGGAACCCGTTGCTGAGACACACTAAAAGGATTGCCAATGATGATGAGATATGTGGCAGAGATATGGGTTACGATGGTAGAAACCCCGAAAAGAGTTACAAGATTATTGGACGGTGCAGTGTTAATTCGACCGATAGAGTTGCAGTCTTGGAATGTGCAACCAATACGTGGAAGGTCACTCATCGTCCCACTTCTCCTGAAGAGTTATTCTCACGCGACTCGTCTAGGGTCTACCTGAATGGAAATTTATACTGGACAGGTTATGAGGAGCCCGAAACTGGCGAGTATTTCATTGAAATGCTTGATTTTTCGAATGAGATGATAAAGATCTTTTGTAAACTACCGTGCGAGGGGAGAAGAGCTTCTTCCCGTATTCGTGTCCTCTCGGTTTACAAGGGAGATCGGTTTTCAGTGTTACAACAGCGCATAAGGACAAGAGAGATTAAGATTTGGGTGACAGAGAAGAAAATTGGTAATACCGACGATGGAGGCGATGTGGTGTGGATCAAGTTCATGAATATCTCAAGACCTGGCTTCCCCTTAGTACTTGATTATCACAAGTCTATAAGTTACTTCGTGGATGATAACATCTATGGAAAGAGCTTTGTTCTGTGTTGTTACAGCAAGAAACGTAAGAAACCTAGAAAAGCTTGGGTCTATATTGTAAGGGGAGATATGTGCAAAAAGATTAAGATAGATGGAGTGAACTGTAGGTTTGAGTCCTCTGTCTATATTCCCAGTTTGATCACTATTGCTTGA
- the LOC104714414 gene encoding DNA-directed RNA polymerases I and III subunit RPAC1-like codes for MVTKEEKRFAKNFNINNLPDVPNGLPPHLQQTRVVSNSNPLTANASYVPCMGDSVKLGNFYENFKVDVISLTERDMEFDMIGIDAAFANAFRRILIAELPTMAIEKVLIANNTSVIIDEVLAHRMGLIPIAADPRLFEYLSVNDEPNEKNTIVFKLHVKCPKNKPREKVLTSDLKWLPHGSELLRESGGSTSKPKTYTSFSCSQDSLPEFANNPITPSDLDILIAKLAPGQEIELEAHAVKGIGKTHAKWSPVATAWYRMHPKVCLLGEVEDELAERLVKICPNVFDIEDMGKGKKRAIVAQPRKCTMGKGFIRDDDLIELVDLGSVENHFIFNIESTGSLPPDVLFTEAVKILEAKCETVLKEL; via the exons ATGGTGACTAAAGAAGAAAAGCGATTCGCCAAGAATTTTAACATTAACAATCTCCCCGACGTCCCTAACGGACTTCCTCCCCATCTGCAACAAACTCGCGTCGTCTCTAATAGCAATCCTCTT ACTGCGAATGCCAGCTATGTTCCTTGTATGGGAGACAGTGTCAAACTAGGAAACTTCTATGAGAATTTCAAAGTTGATGTGATTAGTCTCACAGAGAGAGATATGGAGTTTGATATGATTGGTATCGATGCAGCTTTTGCCAATGCATTCCGAAGGATCCTTATAGCTGAG CTTCCTACAATGGCTATTGAAAAAGTACTAATAGCAAACAACACATCGGTTATTATAGATGAGGTTCTTGCTCACAGGATGGGTCTTATTCCAATTGCTGCTGATCCAAGGCTCTTTGAATATTTATCCG TAAACGATGAGCCGAATGAAAAGAACACCATTGTGTTCAAACTCCATGTGAAATGTCCGAAAAATAAACCACGTGAGAAAG TTTTAACCAGCGATTTGAAATGGTTACCACATGGAAGTGAGCTATTGAGAGAATCTGGAGGTTCAACCTCAAAGCCAAAAACTTACACTTCATTTAGTTGCAGCCAAGATTCCTTACCGGAATTTGCTAATAATCCTATCACTCCGAGCGACCTTGATATCTTAATAGCAAAGCTTGCCCCTGGTCAG GAAATCGAGCTCGAAGCTCATGCGGTTAAGGGCATTGGTAAAACACATGCAAAGTGGTCCCCTGTAGCGACAGCTTGGTATAGAATGCATCCGAAG GTGTGTCTACTTGGGGAAGTTGAGGATGAGCTTGCTGAACGACTTGTAAAAATCTGCCCAAATGTTTTCGACATTGAAGACATGGGCAAAG GTAAGAAAAGGGCAATTGTAGCACAGCCACGTAAGTGCACGATGGGTAAGGGATTCATAAGAGACGATGATTTGATAGAACTTGTGGATCTAGGCAGTGTCGAGAATCATTTTATAt TTAACATTGAGTCCACCGGATCACTTCCTCCAGACGTTCTCTTCACTGAAGCTGTGAAGATATTGGAAGCTAAATGTGAAACTGTACTCAAAGAACTTTGA
- the LOC104714416 gene encoding uncharacterized protein LOC104714416: MEALIHHFTLLSDQALVDKTFDPSRIEDLMRLFEVDSYKAWAALESEQQQELEQAEESLLQAELELDRDMEWGMEEYRRTLEEMEMMEAAELKELEEKAETARRTGNLMEKAATIAAKRHIAAAMGSAAASMRSAWKTAAGNKVHPS; encoded by the exons atggaagctCTAATTCACCACTTCACTCTCCTCTCCGATCAAGCCCTTGTCGACAAAACATTCGACCCTTCAAGAATCGAAGACCTCATGCGTCTCTTCGAAGTCGATTCCTACAAAGCTTGGGCAGCTCTCGAATCCGAACAGCAACAAGAACTCGAACAAGCTGAAGAATCTCTCCTTCAAGCCGAACTCGAACTCGAtcg gGATATGGAGTGGGGGATGGAGGAGTATCGGAGAACGTTGGAGGAGATGGAGATGATGGAAGCGGCTGAGCTTAAAGAGCTTGAGGAGAAAGCAGAGACTGCTAGGAGAACTGGGAACCTAATGGAGAAAGCTGCGACGATCGCCGCAAAACGGCATATTGCGGCGGCGATGGGATCAGCGGCTGCGTCGATGAGATCTGCTTGGAAGACTGCAGCTGGGAATAAGGTTCATCCATCTTGA
- the LOC104714412 gene encoding NADP-dependent malic enzyme 4, chloroplastic, which translates to MASLGAMISLSPSSSFLNKSTGVPGCSTHLSLRQPRLVTAPASSSSFRVFSSLGSNRDPHGSVLIETSATPLDTSAADVVPKSTVSGGVQDVYGEDAATEDMPITPWSLSVASGYTLLRDPHHNKGLAFSHRERDAHYLRGLLPPTVISQDLQVKKMMHTIRQYQVPLQRYMCMMDLQETNERLFYKLLIDHVEELLPVVYTPTVGEACQKYGSIFLRPQGLFISLKEKGKIHEVLRNWPEKNIQVIVVTDGERILGLGDLGCQGMGIPVGKLSLYTALGGVRPSACLPVTIDVGTNNEKLLNDEFYIGLRQRRATGEEYSELMDEFMTAVKQNYGEKVVIQFEDFANHNAFDLLAKYGTTHLVFNDDIQGTASVVLAGLIAALRFVGGSLSNHRFLFLGAGEAGTGIAELIALEISKKSHIPLEEARKNIWLVDSKGLIVSSRKESIQHFKKPWAHDHEPIRHLVDAVKAIKPTVLIGTSGVGQTFTQEVVETMAELNEKPIILSLSNPTSQSECTAEEAYTWSQGRAIFASGSPFAPVEYEGKTFVPGQANNAYIFPGFGLGLIMSGTIRVHDDMLLAASEALAEQLTEEHYEKGMIYPPFRNIRKISARIAAKVAAKAYELGLATRLPQPKELEQCAESSMYSPSYRSYR; encoded by the exons ATGGCATCCTTAGGCGCCATGATCTCTCTCAGTCCCTCCTCCTCGTTTCTg AACAAGAGTACGGGTGTTCCTGGATGTTCAACCCACCTCTCTCTGCGCCAGCCTAGACTTGTAACCgctcctgcttcttcttcttccttcagaGTGTTTTCCTCTCTCGGATCTAACCGGGATCCCCACGGCAGCGTTTTGATTGAGACCTCTGCCACTCCTCTCGATACCTCCGCCGCTGACGTTGTTCCCAAATCCACCGTCTCTGGTGGAGTTCAGGATGTCTACGGCGAGGATGCTGCCACCGAGGACATGCCCATCACTCCTTGGTCTCTCTCTGTCGCCAG TGGGTATACGTTGTTGCGTGATCCCCATCACAACAAGGGCCTTGCCTTTAGCCACAGGGAGCGTGACGCTCACTATCTACGCGGTCTCCTCCCCCCCACTGTTATCTCCCAAGATCTTCAG GTTAAAAAAATGATGCATACTATTCGTCAGTATCAAGTTCCCTTGCAGAGGTATATGTGTATGATGGATCTCCAG gaGACCAACGAGAGGCTGTTTTACAAGCTTCTCATTGATCACGTCGAGGAGTTGCTACCTGTTGTCTATACTCCAACGGTTGGGGAAGCCTGCCAGAAGTATGGTAGCATTTTCCTGCGTCCACAGGGCCTTTTTATCAGCTTGAAAGAAAA AGGTAAGATTCATGAAGTGCTGAGGAACTGGCCTGAGAAGAACATCCAGGTCATTGTTGTCACTGATGGGGAGCGCATTTTAGGGTTAGGAGATCTTGGATGTCAG GGAATGGGAATACCAGTTGGCAAACTTTCTCTATATACAGCCCTTGGAGGTGTTCGGCCATCTGCC TGTCTTCCCGTAACAATCGATGTTGGGACAAACAATGAAAAGCTACTGAACGATGAATTCTACATAGGGCTCCGCCAAAGGAGAGCTACAGGAGAG GAATACTCTGAACTTATGGATGAATTCATGACAGCAGTCAAGCAGAACTATGGGGAGAAAGTCGTTATTCAG TTTGAAGACTTTGCGAACCATAATGCTTTTGACCTGTTAGCTAAGTATGGTACAACACATCTTGTTTTCAATGACGATATTCAG GGCACGGCATCAGTTGTGCTTGCGGGACTTATTGCTGCTCTTAGATTTGTGGGTGGATCCTTGTCAAACCATAGATTCCTCTTCCTAGGTGCTGGAGAG GCTGGCACTGGAATTGCTGAACTAATTGCTCTTGAGATATCAAAGAAG TCCCATATTCCATTAGAAGAGGCTCGGAAGAATATTTGGCTCGTTGATTCGAAG GGATTGATTGTCAGTTCCCGGAAAGAATCCATTCAACATTTCAAAAAGCCCTGGGCTCATGACCATGAGCCGATAAGGCACCTTGTTGATGCCGTCAAG GCAATCAAGCCGACAGTTCTGATTGGAACATCGGGAGTAGGTCAAACATTCACTCAAGAAGTGGTGGAAACCATGGCAGAGCTAAATGAG AAACCCAtcattctttctctttcaaacCCAACTTCTCAGTCAGAATGTACGGCGGAAGAGGCCTATACGTGGAGTCAG GGACGGGCGATCTTTGCAAGTGGAAGCCCATTTGCGCCAGTAGAGTATGAGGGAAAGACGTTTGTGCCTGGACAG GCGAACAATGCATATATTTTCCCTGGGTTTGGACTGGGGCTAATAATGTCAGGGACTATCCGCGTCCATGATGACATGCTTTTGGCTGCATCAGAAGCTTTGGCTGAGCAATTGACGGAGGAGCACTATGAGAAGGGGATGATATACCCTCCCTTCAGGAATATCAGAAAAATATCAGCTCGTATTGCAGCTAAGGTGGCTGCCAAGGCCTATGAACTGG GATTGGCGACGAGGTTGCCTCAGCCCAAGGAGCTGGAGCAGTGTGCTGAGAGTAGCATGTACAGCCCTTCATATCGAAGCTACCGCTGA
- the LOC104714415 gene encoding ADP-ribosylation factor GTPase-activating protein AGD2 isoform X2, producing the protein MQVNSLMTIEAKKKYEFLESISAIMDSHLRYFKLGYDLLSQLEPYIHQVLTYAQQSKEQSKIEQDRFARRIQEFRTQSELDSQQASAKADPSDVDGNHVYRAVPRKNVEANPISTADKEVIKQGYLLKRSASLRADWKRRFFVLDNHGSLYYYRNTGNKSAGSQHYYSGLGEHNSGVFGRFRSRHNRSASQGSLDCNMIDLRTSLIKLDAEDTDLRLCFRIISPQKTYTLQAENGADRMEWVNKITAAIATRLNSHFLQQTPGRYLDKNYTSSGPANDELTLDQKQHYDQRLNMGDDVFTILRGIPGNNKCAECNAPDPDWASLNLGVLMCIECSGVHRNLGVHISKVRSLTLDVKVWEPTILDLFRKLGNAYCNSVWEELLHLDGDSEKGSTDTLASIPKPSVEDSFTLKEKYIHRKYLEKAMVVKDEKEANSTASSRIWEAVQSKNIRDIYRLIVTADANIINTKFDDITDIDAYHHHHVDAPDEVKKRHDPNACQRIKDSNEARNCLQGCSLLHVACQSGDPILLELLLQFGADINMRDYHGRTPLHHCIASGNNTFAKVLLRRGARPSIEDGGGLSVLERAMEMGAITDEELFLLLAECQ; encoded by the exons ATGCAGGTAAACTCATTGATGACGATTGAAGCGAAAAAGAAGTACGAGTTCTTGGAATCTATAAGTGCAATTATGGATTCCCATTTGAGATATTTTAAGCTT GGGTATGATCTCTTGAGTCAATTGGAGCCTTATATCCATCAG GTATTGACATATGCACAACAATCAAAAGAACAGTCTAAGATTGAACAAGATCGATTTGCAAGACGCATTCAAGAATTCAGGACTCAATCTGAATTGGACAGCCAACAGGCCTCTGCTAAAGCAGATCCCTCCGACGTTGATGGAAACCATGTTTATAGAGCTGTCCCGCGTAAAAACGTAGAAGCAAATCCAATTTCAACAGCGGACAAGGAA GTAATTAAGCAGGGGTATCTATTAAAGCGATCAGCTAGTTTGAGAGCTGATTGGAAAAGAAGGTTCTTTGTACTTGACAATCATGGATCCCTATACTATTACAGAAACACCGGTAATAAATCAGCG GGATCTCAGCATTACTACAGTGGTTTAGGTGAGCATAACAGCGGTGTCTTTGGGAGATTTCGTTCTAGACACAACCGATCAGCTTCACAGGGAAGCCTAGATTGCAATATGATTGATCTCCGCACATCACTGATAAAATTGGACGCAGAGGACACAGATCTTCGACTCTGTTTTAGAATTATTTCTCCTCAAAAGACTTACACATTACAG GCTGAAAATGGAGCTGATAGGATGGAGTGGGTCAATAAGATCACAGCAGCTATAGCAACACGTCTGAATTCTCATTTTCTGCAACAG ACACCAGGAAGATACTTGGACAAAAACTATACTAGTTCTGGTCCTGCTAATGACGAACTCACCCTGGATCAAAAACAACATTATGATCAAAGACTAAATATGGGGGATGACGTTTTTACAATACTTAGAGGAATCCCTGGAAATAACAAATGTGCAGAATGCAATGCACCTGACCCCGATTGGGCATCATTGAATCTTGGAGTTTTGATGTGCATTGAATGCTCTGGTGTTCACAGGAATCTTGGCGTTCATATATCCAAG GTGAGATCGCTGACATTGGATGTGAAAGTATGGGAACCTACAATCTTGGACTTATTTCGGAAGTTAGGCAATGCATACTGTAATTCGGTATGGGAGGAGCTACTTCACCTTGACGGTGACAG TGAAAAGGGATCAACAGATACACTTGCATCGATTCCGAAACCATCTGTAGAAGATTCTTTTACTCTGAAGGAGAAATACATTCACAGAAAG TACCTGGAGAAAGCGATGGTTGTCAAAGATGAAAAGGAAGCAAACTCTACTGCCTCAAGTAGAATATGGGAAGCGGTTCAAAGCAAGAACATAAGAGACATCTACCGACTCATTGTTACAGCAGATGCGAATATCATCAATACCAAGTTCGATGATATAACTGACATTGATGCGTATCACCACCACCATGTTGATGCACCAGATGAAGTAAAGAAAAGGCACGATCCAAATGCATGTCAGAGAATCAAGGATTCGAACGAAGCAAGAAACTGTCTTCAAGGCTGCTCGTTATTGCATGTGGCATGTCAAAGCGGTGACCCGATCTTGCTTGAACTGTTGTTGCAGTTCGGGGCTGACATAAACATGAGAGATTATCACGGAAGAACTCCGTTACACCATTGCATCGCATCAGGGAACAACACATTTGCAAAAGTTTTACTGAGAAG AGGTGCTCGTCCATCAATAGAGGATGGTGGAGGGTTAAGTGTGTTGGAAAGAGCAATGGAAATGGGAGCCATAACCGATGAAGAGCTATTCCTTCTATTAGCAGAATGTCAGTAA
- the LOC104714415 gene encoding ADP-ribosylation factor GTPase-activating protein AGD2 isoform X1 — protein sequence MAGFINLEDSPMFQKQVYSLEGTTDELKDRCQKLYKGVKKFMGALGEASTGVSAFADSLEEFGAGHDDPVSVSIGGPVISKFINTLREISSYKEFLRSQVEHVLLERLTDFMTVDIQEAKESRRRFDKSVHSYDQAREKFVSLKKNTRGDIVAELEEDLENSKSAFEKSRFNLVNSLMTIEAKKKYEFLESISAIMDSHLRYFKLGYDLLSQLEPYIHQVLTYAQQSKEQSKIEQDRFARRIQEFRTQSELDSQQASAKADPSDVDGNHVYRAVPRKNVEANPISTADKEVIKQGYLLKRSASLRADWKRRFFVLDNHGSLYYYRNTGNKSAGSQHYYSGLGEHNSGVFGRFRSRHNRSASQGSLDCNMIDLRTSLIKLDAEDTDLRLCFRIISPQKTYTLQAENGADRMEWVNKITAAIATRLNSHFLQQTPGRYLDKNYTSSGPANDELTLDQKQHYDQRLNMGDDVFTILRGIPGNNKCAECNAPDPDWASLNLGVLMCIECSGVHRNLGVHISKVRSLTLDVKVWEPTILDLFRKLGNAYCNSVWEELLHLDGDSEKGSTDTLASIPKPSVEDSFTLKEKYIHRKYLEKAMVVKDEKEANSTASSRIWEAVQSKNIRDIYRLIVTADANIINTKFDDITDIDAYHHHHVDAPDEVKKRHDPNACQRIKDSNEARNCLQGCSLLHVACQSGDPILLELLLQFGADINMRDYHGRTPLHHCIASGNNTFAKVLLRRGARPSIEDGGGLSVLERAMEMGAITDEELFLLLAECQ from the exons ATGGCGGGTTTTATCAATCTTGAGGATTCCCCAATGTTTCAAAAACAG GTTTACTCCTTGGAAGGGACAACTGATGAGCTTAAAGATCGTTGTCAGAAGTTGTACAAAGGTGTTAAGAAGTTCAT GGGAGCGTTGGGAGAGGCATCTACTGGAGTCAGTGCCTTTGCAGATTCTCTGGAAGAGTTTGGTGCAGGACATGATGATCCTGTCAGTGTTTCAATTGGAG GTCCAGTCATATCTAAATTCATAAATACACTTCGGGAGATCTCCTCTTATAAGGAGTTTCTTCGCTCACAG GTGGAGCATGTATTACTTGAGAGGCTGACAGATTTTATGACTGTTGATATACAAGAAGCAAAG GAGTCTCGACGTCGTTTCGATAAATCTGTCCATTCTTATGATCAG GCACGTGAAAAGTTTGTGTCGCTAAAGAAGAATACCAGAGGAGACATTGTTGCTGAGTTGGAAGAG GATCTGGAGAACTCGAAGTCAGCATTTGAGAAAAGCCGTTTCAATCTA GTAAACTCATTGATGACGATTGAAGCGAAAAAGAAGTACGAGTTCTTGGAATCTATAAGTGCAATTATGGATTCCCATTTGAGATATTTTAAGCTT GGGTATGATCTCTTGAGTCAATTGGAGCCTTATATCCATCAG GTATTGACATATGCACAACAATCAAAAGAACAGTCTAAGATTGAACAAGATCGATTTGCAAGACGCATTCAAGAATTCAGGACTCAATCTGAATTGGACAGCCAACAGGCCTCTGCTAAAGCAGATCCCTCCGACGTTGATGGAAACCATGTTTATAGAGCTGTCCCGCGTAAAAACGTAGAAGCAAATCCAATTTCAACAGCGGACAAGGAA GTAATTAAGCAGGGGTATCTATTAAAGCGATCAGCTAGTTTGAGAGCTGATTGGAAAAGAAGGTTCTTTGTACTTGACAATCATGGATCCCTATACTATTACAGAAACACCGGTAATAAATCAGCG GGATCTCAGCATTACTACAGTGGTTTAGGTGAGCATAACAGCGGTGTCTTTGGGAGATTTCGTTCTAGACACAACCGATCAGCTTCACAGGGAAGCCTAGATTGCAATATGATTGATCTCCGCACATCACTGATAAAATTGGACGCAGAGGACACAGATCTTCGACTCTGTTTTAGAATTATTTCTCCTCAAAAGACTTACACATTACAG GCTGAAAATGGAGCTGATAGGATGGAGTGGGTCAATAAGATCACAGCAGCTATAGCAACACGTCTGAATTCTCATTTTCTGCAACAG ACACCAGGAAGATACTTGGACAAAAACTATACTAGTTCTGGTCCTGCTAATGACGAACTCACCCTGGATCAAAAACAACATTATGATCAAAGACTAAATATGGGGGATGACGTTTTTACAATACTTAGAGGAATCCCTGGAAATAACAAATGTGCAGAATGCAATGCACCTGACCCCGATTGGGCATCATTGAATCTTGGAGTTTTGATGTGCATTGAATGCTCTGGTGTTCACAGGAATCTTGGCGTTCATATATCCAAG GTGAGATCGCTGACATTGGATGTGAAAGTATGGGAACCTACAATCTTGGACTTATTTCGGAAGTTAGGCAATGCATACTGTAATTCGGTATGGGAGGAGCTACTTCACCTTGACGGTGACAG TGAAAAGGGATCAACAGATACACTTGCATCGATTCCGAAACCATCTGTAGAAGATTCTTTTACTCTGAAGGAGAAATACATTCACAGAAAG TACCTGGAGAAAGCGATGGTTGTCAAAGATGAAAAGGAAGCAAACTCTACTGCCTCAAGTAGAATATGGGAAGCGGTTCAAAGCAAGAACATAAGAGACATCTACCGACTCATTGTTACAGCAGATGCGAATATCATCAATACCAAGTTCGATGATATAACTGACATTGATGCGTATCACCACCACCATGTTGATGCACCAGATGAAGTAAAGAAAAGGCACGATCCAAATGCATGTCAGAGAATCAAGGATTCGAACGAAGCAAGAAACTGTCTTCAAGGCTGCTCGTTATTGCATGTGGCATGTCAAAGCGGTGACCCGATCTTGCTTGAACTGTTGTTGCAGTTCGGGGCTGACATAAACATGAGAGATTATCACGGAAGAACTCCGTTACACCATTGCATCGCATCAGGGAACAACACATTTGCAAAAGTTTTACTGAGAAG AGGTGCTCGTCCATCAATAGAGGATGGTGGAGGGTTAAGTGTGTTGGAAAGAGCAATGGAAATGGGAGCCATAACCGATGAAGAGCTATTCCTTCTATTAGCAGAATGTCAGTAA